Proteins encoded together in one Anaerobaca lacustris window:
- a CDS encoding prenyltransferase/squalene oxidase repeat-containing protein: protein MTIRLDMRRAVTKAAEALGDSVEAVREFLGRHLNEDGGFRGRDGKSDLYYTVFGLEASLALKAHIPYERVAGYLHRFDAGQSLDLVHLASLVRCRVNLTDIARDAFDSGTRRALIARLMEFRARDGGFSVSGGAERGHVYGSFLALGVCQDLLVDDLDPAGVLGSVGSLQMPDGGYSNEPTMTVSATAATAAAVLILHYLEAPLPMSAVQWLAARAEPYGGFSAIPSGPDLAIPDLLSTATALHALTLAGVDLDEIRERNLDYLDGLWDVQGGFHGHPADDVLDCEYTYYGLLSLGDLVGP from the coding sequence GTCAGAGAGTTTCTCGGTCGCCATCTCAATGAGGACGGGGGCTTTCGGGGTCGAGATGGAAAGAGCGATCTGTACTACACCGTCTTCGGACTGGAGGCGTCGCTGGCTCTGAAAGCGCACATCCCATACGAGCGCGTTGCAGGGTACCTTCATCGCTTCGACGCGGGCCAGTCCCTGGACCTGGTGCACCTTGCCTCTCTGGTCCGATGCCGGGTCAACCTCACGGATATCGCGCGCGACGCATTCGATTCGGGTACACGACGGGCCCTGATTGCCCGCCTGATGGAGTTTCGGGCGCGCGATGGAGGTTTCAGCGTATCAGGCGGGGCCGAACGTGGGCATGTGTACGGCAGCTTCCTGGCCTTGGGCGTCTGTCAGGACCTTCTGGTGGATGATCTGGACCCGGCCGGCGTGCTCGGCTCGGTTGGTTCACTCCAGATGCCCGACGGCGGCTATTCGAACGAGCCGACAATGACCGTCAGCGCTACAGCCGCTACCGCGGCGGCGGTTTTGATTCTTCACTATCTTGAAGCGCCGCTGCCTATGTCCGCGGTGCAATGGCTGGCCGCGCGCGCCGAGCCGTACGGCGGGTTCTCCGCCATCCCATCGGGACCCGATCTGGCGATTCCCGATCTGCTCTCGACGGCGACCGCATTGCACGCTTTGACGTTGGCCGGAGTGGATCTGGACGAGATTCGAGAGAGGAACCTGGACTATCTCGACGGACTATGGGATGTGCAGGGCGGTTTCCACGGCCATCCGGCCGACGATGTGCTGGACTGCGAATACACCTACTACGGGCTGCTGTCGCTCGGCGACCTTGTCGGACCATGA